In Salvia miltiorrhiza cultivar Shanhuang (shh) chromosome 4, IMPLAD_Smil_shh, whole genome shotgun sequence, the DNA window AACTTATGCaggctgacttttcagctctgcactttttcagagctcgctaatacagagctgactttcagctctgcacttcccTTTTCAGAGCTGAACGTGCTGAATTGATGATTCTCGCCAGGATGAGATTTCTTGAAGAACACgccagctggagttaccttatcttgcatgattctattgcctttaggaGTCTAGCTTTGGATGGCAACTTTGAggagaagtctataaatagggctttgtTTTGCATTGAAAAAACTAACGTCTTTTGCCCTAATTTTGAGTTCACGCCTAGTTAGCCAAAGTtaggtttttattgctttcttagtcttagtttcgattcatgttcttagttagtttagtatagttcttttaattcatgttttagattagttttccgtttagagttgtaattacgtgacagattacttctcgagacgaatttacggtatttctttaatcaagtttatttatttttacttatgctttctttaaattctgcaaatttacttatgcgtttttatgatgctttctttaaattatgcactttggtttctgcctagttagattagattagaagttttaattaaagttatttaaattcaatttgtctagttaattctttactttaagttggtttaattcttgcctagggtttaatagtttcacgcctagataattttaagattaagttttatttaagtttaaattacaagcattagttaataattctttttcatgcctagataattctttagtttaaattctaattaagtttaaatttacgttaatttattttccaagttttagtttaataatccctAGTTTACTGCTTttgtgtgacataattaattgcccttgaagatcttccttgagagatgacattgggtcaacttaccatcgctaggatgtccttgttctattgcaagtcaaactagaggtgttctaggttgagtcactaTACCCAAACCAAggttcttttattttttatttttcttttattttatttcagttcttTGCTCCCAGTGATGTGGCTAAGGCGTGCTCACCGCTCTTACCAAAGCACAACCCAAAGTGATTGATAGTAACATTGTGACAAGAGAAAATGATACACCAACTCCTCGTTGGCTCGACCCTATACTTTTTGCTAGTGGAACCTGACTGTGGGCATAGGAATTATAAATTTAGTTGTACGGGAGTCTACAACGACGGGCTTCCGCCagtatgaatttgttgtataaatgtatgaattgcaaaaattaaaattttcgctaCCTATGAGATTTAAATTCAGTaccatgaattcatctaacAAGGTAATGAATCAACAATAGATTTtcatgatctaagggctaaaaatggttcctattttatattttaaaatatatttttattttagttcacccctatatataattaattatattgataTGCATTATGTACTATTCCCTCTGTCCCATAAGAGTGCATTTTTTGCCATTTTCGAACGTCCCACAAGAATGtgcactttccttttttggacgCCTTCTTCCACTATTAAAAGTGGACCAGTTCTTCCTCTAATAACACATTCacctaaaatttattaaaaattgtgCCACCAACAATCATGTACACTCTTATGGAATATATACAGTATAATATAGATTATACAATATATAAATTGAATGTTCTATGTAATATCGCTTCAAAATGATGAAATTTCTGTCAAACTATAGAGAACTTCTGAAACCTTTCAcaaatatactactccctctgtcccaaatAACTTGAgacatttcttttgggcacgaaatttaaaaaattaatgttttaagtgtgtttggtaataaagtgaataagtgATTAGATGTTTATTGGCTAATATTTATTCCATTTTCGTTTTActcctatttatttatttttataaactaaaatatttataattttattatgattatttaaataaattctggaacttaaaattaaaattatgaaagtgcaaaaaaattaaacattgcACATATAATAAGGAACACAATATCTGACATTTAACACTGAATTTATTTCATCATTCCAAACCAAAAAACTAGCGGTAGTTTACAAGTAGAGATTGAATTCATTTTTTCCTCCGTATTTTTTAGGCTAAATATTTCAACTTcccacaaaaaacaaaaaaatgtctATAAATTTAAGATACAACTTGATTAGGAATAAAATATGCATCCCTTAAAGGATGAAAAGTCAAAGTCAAAGACAATAGAAATCAACCGTTAACAACACTGACAGCTGATTAGCAGCGTTGTTAACTCGAAAACAGTCCTGATTTTGCAGGATTTAGCACTATCTGGAAAGGCTTAATCATCATACGGAGATCAAGTTAAAGATAAGGATCAACTCGAAGAGTCTTAGTCTCATTAGAAGTAtaaaaagagttctatttctgcTAGGATTCTTAACGTTTTAGcttataaatacatgtaaaGTCTCAGTGTAAAGATCATCGCTTACATCTCATTACTTACGCGAAAGCAAAGTTCTCAAAGTTAATACaaagttttcaaagtttttgcCCACATACTTGTTTTCCTTAGTTTCAGTTAGAATCCGTTGGTTTAAGCACAACACAAACTGACATTTAACACAACTACAATATAAGGCCGAAAAACAAAAATGGGGAGGGAAGATCCTTCAACTGAAAGGAGGAATCAATGTGTCCAATTCATCCTTGAAGGTTGCACCAATGGAAAGCCACATCAAAGCAAGCTTGAAGAAGCCCAACTGAAATTCAGAGTCTCTCGCCCAACTGTTAATCAGCTGTGGAGTGTTGCGAAGAAACAACAAGTGAATAGTGAAGTGATTCATCTTGTAGGTGGTAAATTAATCACATATGAAGAAAAGAAGTTCACCTTGATCTCGCCGTACTTTCAAATATAGTATATAGGAAGAGAAGTACGATTAGGAAAGTAGCAAGTGGTTTAGGACATAGTAAAAGCACGATAGAGAGATGGGTGCTTGTTGGAAAAAAATCAGGGCACACACATCCGCCATAAAACTAGATTTCACAGCCCCAAACAAGCTCTTGGGGTTGAGATTCTAACTCCAATCCTTAGAAATGCATAATACAGTGCATATAGAtgagaaataattttatattatacgAGGTTCACACAAGTTCTACTTAGCACCTAGAGAGTCCAAACCACATAGGACATGTAAAATCAAGaaattcatttaaaaaattatgtttatgtGTGTTGTATCAAAATCATTGATAACATATAACGGCAAGTGTTGTTTGGTGGAAAAATGGCATTTTTCCATTTATAATGCAAGTTTCAGCAAAGAGAAATAGCAAGAACAGACGAGCAGACGCTCTTTGGTGATGGATTCAATTGCCGCGCTTTGAATATCCATCACCAAAGAGCGCTTGCTTGTCTGTTCTTGCTATTTCTCTTTGCTGGAACTTCAATTGAATCAATCACCAAAAAGGTTATTAAAGATTGTTTAATCACCAAGGTACGATTGTCCTAGTTTAGAACACCTTATTTATGCAATTAATGCATATATAATGGCACCAATTGATCTCAGATTGAGAATACCTCATCATCACAGATCATGTATCATGTTCATTTAATGCTACTTGTATCTCAGATTTTTATTTCATCACAAACATAATTATTCCACTTGTTACCTATgcatttaatttaagttttcaCTTCGTAACAACATGCCATTAAGCGCACTAGCTCAGATCATAACAACATGCATTTAATTCAGGTTTTCACTTCATAGAAGAGCACATAACACATGCATTTAATTAACAGATAATACCAATCATAATGTTCAAGTGGCCAAAAGGATCGGAGCAAGCAAAGAAATCAACATTCAATACGATAATGCAACGCCACATATAGTGGATTTTGAACATAAAATTAACACAACAACCACCAAATTCCATATTGCAATGTTAATGATTTGAGATGGTTTAGAGCCATCTAATCTCTATAAGTAGAGACTACATGCAACACAGTTGATGAACTCCTAATGGCAGTTGTGTGGATTCATTTGGAAAACTTTCGCCTCATACACTTAACAATGAAACAATGTTTCACCTCATACCTCAACATCCTTTTCAAAGGTTCAATGGTTGAAGACCACCGCAGATCCAGTACGAATATGTGGAAATGGTGGACGCGGGGGAATGGCGATGGAGAAAACCGCCAACGAGCCCATCGCTCAAATCTGTCATCACGGGGCAGGGGGATGTGTGGCGAGGATTGTGAAGGATATCGTATTGCCACGAGGAATTAGGGTTTTCGCCACCGCTGGCGAGCCCTCCACTCTCATAGATCATCGCGATTGGGGGAGgaggggggggagggggagggcgAGGCTTACACGGGACGGTGATTTGGGATCACAAAGCTTAGACTAGGTGGTGAGAAAGCAGCAAGGATTTATTTATCTATCATCGCCGCGGTCGCGGCGCCGCCATGAGATAAGTGATAAAGCAGAGAGATTTCATATTAAGGTTTGTGTGTGCATCGTGAGAACATGTactcaattaaattaataataccCCAAATTgtttcttaattattttcatatgaagaaatgtattAATTTGAAATGGCTCTAAAAATAATACGAATCAAGTTAGTTAAGATGGATGgagtttaaattaaattttaagatactctatatatatatatatatatatatagtctatAAATATCCCTAAGAgaacaccaagcggtgcgaactcctgtctacgaacagtgaggttcagggttcaaaccccaccgcTTCCAACCCCTTccccaaagtaaaaaaaaaaaaaaaatcaatagtcTATAAATATATTGATATGAATGTTACTATATGGAAAGTAGAAATTAATCACTTGAAACAAGGAGATGAAATTAACATGCCTAAAGAAGACGAATCTTATGAGAAGctagtttaattttttgttgacaTTTCAATCTCATTATCATCACAGCATGAACTCTGTGCTGGTATCGAAATCTTCAGAAGACGACAACAGCGGATCCTGAACATTTTATTACAAAATCATATAAGAATTAGgcaaaataatttgaaaatattaaacacaaaatgaaaataattatatgtAAATACATAATCTATAACCAAATTCTATTTTTCAACCAAATAAACAATCTTGGCCAAAAATACATGTACCATGTAAGTTTTGGAATTTGGCACGAGGCCAAATTTTGCTGGGTAATTATAACATAACTTTTTGGAGTCTGATTCGCAAGCTGAAATTATTATGATAATGCCTATATTATTGGATTTTGGTCATCATTTTAaggtattaaaataattttaacacaAAAATAACCACTATTTCCACATTTTATTCACATTGCCATTTTTAGTACATCCCACAAAAGTGTGAGCTTTCCATTCTTTCACTAATAAATGTTGGTCCTTCTTTCACTAATAACACACTcacctaacatttattaaaactcgaaCTACCAACAATCATACACACTTTTATGGAAGAGAGAGAGTACTACTATATGCCATTGACTACTAGTCTACTATAGAGTATTGCCTCTATAAAGTTTAAGTATTTTTAAACCAATATTTTTCATTTggttcaaaatcaaaatttaatcatattttgtaTATATACAGATAATTAATCCAACAATATAAGTAAGTACCTGTAAGATCCTCCGGTGGAATATCCGATGTATTCCAGCAAAGAAACCTCCCGATTTACCAGCTTGCTTGATGCTCTCATGCATATAATTCATAATACCCTGATAACTTATCTTCTCCTTCCTATCCCCTGATTTTTTGATTGCTTGTATGAATGTTATGGTCATGGCACCAGTCATTTCCTTTTCCGACTTTGAGAAGACCTACAACCAgtcaatattaaataaataaaaataatattaacagtCCTAACTAACCATTTTGGTTGACAAAAGATTAATCATAATAattctaataattttttttgtaaataaactattttactctcaataaaataatagtaataataaattaattaaagaaatttaaaaagaGGAAAGAAAACGAGAACATAATATATTAAGAGTTAGCCCCCATTATGCTCCTCCCTGCCCCTATCTCGTTGCCGCCTCACCCCTTTTGTGCTAATTGTTGGCCACCACAACTTCTCGCCTTCCCCTTTCCTTTTGCATCACCCAAACTCCAACTTGTCACCCGCGTCTCGCTGAAAATTGCTGGTTTCAAGATTATCTTCACGATCGACACCAACGAAGCATTAGCAATGGCGGTGGCTGTAAATTCTTCTGGATAGCACAGAGTGGCAACGAGATCTAGAGGATTTGGCGAaggatttgattttttatttaaggTTTTGAAAATTGATGAAGCAGGTGTGGGAGTCGGGGCGAAGATGCAGCTACAACAATTGTCTTATAGTGGCGGTGCGAGCTCCGGATAGAGGAATGGGATTTTGCCTTGGCGattgttttttttcttaattatttttattaatttaacttCAGATTTTCAAATATCAAGTTTGATAAATAACAAtttttaaacttaaaattttactaataaaataaaataattaaaaggtaTTCCGGTAAtaatttttctaattaatatattattatttttatgattatcATTAACTTTCCTTAAGAAAAATGGTTATTTTGATATTTGCCACATAAAAATAACATGGTTTGTCTAACTATTTGCTAATAGAGTCATTAATACATCATGCCAAAGGTTTCAGGATCGAGTTCATCATGAAAAGATCTTCAAATTTAAGTATTAACCGACAAAGGAAAATAACATTGTTTGATCCACAGCATACTTTAATGAATTAGTTAATTGCGCTTTAATATATGAACTTtcactcaattttgattttgcatatGAACTATTTATTTTGCTTCCAAAATGTACAAACTTTTAATTGTTTAGATTTTTTTCACGATTGTCAATTTTCAATGAATCAATGTCATTGTGGCGAGCTTAGGTGCGTAGACATGCCACTACATTACATCAACAACTTAAGTTATGTATATGCTTAAACCCCCTAATCAGTGAATTATTCATATTGAATTTGGACGAAATTATAGTTTGTGGAACGATTAATTccgaatcaattttaaattcatgtattatttggcaaaaaaaaatattacgatATAAATTGGaaaattaacaattttttagtatttttcgACAATAAACCTTTTATTTAAGTGCAACTACCCTTTAACTAATTAATACTCAAtcctatatatttatttttaatgttaattaattacttCATTCATCCCAAAAAAATTAtcactttaatttataatagtagGATGACACAACCCTATAATAATTCCACTCATATTTTACTAAAGCAATTGTGTTGTCTATGATGTGGCAATTCTTTTATAGATGGTGGGAATTATCCAAAACATGCACAAATAATCGAGAAAttcaaaaagagaaaaaagcACTCACTGTTGTATCTGCAGCCAGTTGATAATCCTCACACGCGCTGAAGCAGATCGCCTTTCCTCCTTTTGTACCTTTGTAAGCTCCGGAAGGGGGACTATTATCTTCCCATTTTCCCCTAATTAatgaacacataattaatcaatatacatacatacatacataataattagtatcaaataaaaaataatcttaattgaattctaaaaaaataattttaatttaattatttcacTATAAGAGAATTTGTTCCATCATTAGTTGCCACTTGCCAATAGTCTACCAACGAATACCATTGTCAGCCTAAGAGGATGCTGCTCACCAGCTGACGGATTTTTCCGTTGGCTATATGCCATTGAATTATCGCCGACACCAGATATTCCGTTAGTAACGGAGTTATCGACGTGTTTATCGGCGGTCAATGGTGATGAGGGGCAGGAGCAGGAGTTTTGTGTTAATTTTTGTACAAAAGCCCCTATTATCTAACCGATTCATAAAAAATTTAGCTTCTAAAAGTTTCGAactcaaaattcaaaaaaatgcAACTCATCAAGATTCTTTTCTTGATGTCACCGACGAAATTCACAGAAACTATTCcatttaaaataaagaaaagaaaaagagacaCATACTTAATGTCATAAACGTGTGGTAAGTCGAGAATAGTCCCACTGTGACAAGAATCGATGATGGCATGAAGCGTGACGCCCGGCACGAGCGGCCTAACAATGGCGCGGTTGATGTAGTTATCGACGATCATCCCATTCTCCTCGAAATCAACGGGGCAGATGGTCTCGTCGAAGCCGTCGATCTCGTCGCCCCGCACGACCTCCCGCTGCCGCTTCCCGTGCCCGGAGAAGTAGAAGACCAAGGAATCCCCGCGCTGGACGCCCCTCATCAGCCACTCGAAACCCGCCTCGATGTGCCTCCTCGTCGGGGGAAGATACGGCTCCTGCTCCGCCAGAATGAGGACGGATTCTGCCGGAAAATGGTAGTGGTCGAGCAGCAGACTGCTCATCTTCTTCACATCCTGCGCGCTGCCCTTGAGCTCGTGCTTCTGATTCTTGTAGCTCACGCCGCAGATGAGCGCTCGCCTCCCGCGGTGGGCCTCGTTGTCGAGGGAGATGGCGCCGGGGAGGCTCGGGCTCTGCTGCGGCGCCGGGTTGGTGAAGGGTAGTTTTCTCCGCAAGCTGCGGCAGAGCTTCGCTTCGGTCTTGTTCTTGGACAAGTCGAGGCTCCGTTCATCGGTGGTGCTGCCCTTGTAGCGTACGGCGTCGgtagtggtggtggtggtggtgctcaGTGAGTAGACTGTTTTGCATCCGTAGCAGCGGATGCGCTGCGCACTTGATGGCAGCGACGAGGTTCGTCTGCATTTCTTGCATGTCAGGGCTTCCATCTTCAACAATATTAGCTAGGTGTTTTGAATTAATGGTGATGATCAATTGTCTGAACCTTCTGTTgacttgtatatatatatatatatatatatatatatacacacacatgtGAAGGAATAAGGAATGATATGCGGGGCTAGACGCAGAaaaaacttatatattttctatatatattttgaatgtGACATTAAAAAGTTCATTTAAATTATTCGATTTGATTTGACGGTGGAGTTGCAATGATTCACATAAAATACCAATAATTTAACAacttaaaaagaaaatttaaaaaaatatttgatttaacaCCATTGATCGTGAGTATTGTAAAAAcaccattattattattattattattattattattattattattattatta includes these proteins:
- the LOC131019471 gene encoding metacaspase-1-like is translated as MEALTCKKCRRTSSLPSSAQRIRCYGCKTVYSLSTTTTTTTDAVRYKGSTTDERSLDLSKNKTEAKLCRSLRRKLPFTNPAPQQSPSLPGAISLDNEAHRGRRALICGVSYKNQKHELKGSAQDVKKMSSLLLDHYHFPAESVLILAEQEPYLPPTRRHIEAGFEWLMRGVQRGDSLVFYFSGHGKRQREVVRGDEIDGFDETICPVDFEENGMIVDNYINRAIVRPLVPGVTLHAIIDSCHSGTILDLPHVYDIKGKWEDNSPPSGAYKGTKGGKAICFSACEDYQLAADTTVFSKSEKEMTGAMTITFIQAIKKSGDRKEKISYQGIMNYMHESIKQAGKSGGFFAGIHRIFHRRILQDPLLSSSEDFDTSTEFML